A single window of Salvia splendens isolate huo1 chromosome 6, SspV2, whole genome shotgun sequence DNA harbors:
- the LOC121807128 gene encoding ras-related protein RABB1c-like, translating to MSYAYLFKYIIIGDTGVGKSCLLLQFTDKRFQPVHDLTIGVEFGARMITIDSKPIKLQIWDTAGQESFRSITRSYYRGAAGALLVYDITRRETFNHLASWLEDARQHASMNMTIMLIGNKCDLAHRRAVSTEEGEQFAKENGLVFMEASAKTAQNVEEAFVRTASTIYKKIQDGIFDASNESNGIKIGYGGNQGTSAGRDGAASQGGVCCG from the exons ATGTCGTATGCTTACCTCTTCAAGTACATTATCATCGGTGATACCG GTGTTGGAAAATCATGTCTGCTTCTGCAGTTCACGGACAAGCGCTTCCAGCCAGTGCACGACTTGACTATTGGTGTCGAATTTGGAGCCAGAATGATCACCATTGATAGCAAACCGATCAAGCTACAAATTTGGGATACG GCTGGTCAAGAGTCGTTTAGGTCCATTACGAGGTCTTATTACAGAGGAGCCGCTGGAGCCCTGCTAGTCTACGATATCACAAG GAGGGAAACTTTCAACCACCTTGCCAGCTGGTTGGAGGATGCAAGGCAACATGCGAGCATGAACATGACGATAATGTTGATAGGAAACAAGTGTGATCTCGCTCACAGAAGGGCCGTTAGCACTGAAGAAGGTGAGCAGTTTGCAAAGGAGAATGGCTTGGTATTCATGGAGGCATCTGCTAAAACAGCTCAGAATGTCGAAGAG GCCTTTGTGCGAACCGCATCAACAATCTATAAGAAGATTCAGGATGGCATTTTTGATGCGTCTAATGAG TCGAATGGGATCAAAATCGGATATGGAGGAAACCAAGGAACTTCAGCTGGAAGAGATGGAGCTGCTTCTCAAGGAGGAGTTTGCTGCGGCTGA